The Pseudomonadota bacterium genome includes the window TCCTCGACCTCAAACGCAACATTGAGGCTGAAATCACCTAGGCGCTTCTGAAGATCGACCTGCAGCATTGCCCTATCCATCCAACCGGGCGCGGACCCGGCGCGCCAGCAATTCGGAGGCGAACAGCGCCAGCATGGCGATGACAATAGAAAGAATCATCAGACGCAGCGCACCGCCCTCGCCGCCCGGCACCTGAATCAGGCTGTAAAGCGCGATCGGAAGCGTGCGGGTTTCACCGGGGATGTTGGAGACGAAGGTGATGGTGGCGCCGAATTCACCGAAGC containing:
- the modB gene encoding molybdate ABC transporter permease subunit (part of ModCBA molybdate transporter; member of ABC superfamily; inner membrane component; regulated by repressor protein ModE), giving the protein FGEFGATITFVSNIPGETRTLPIALYSLIQVPGGEGGALRLMILSIVIAMLALFASELLARRVRARLDG